The following proteins come from a genomic window of Oncorhynchus masou masou isolate Uvic2021 chromosome 25, UVic_Omas_1.1, whole genome shotgun sequence:
- the LOC135513835 gene encoding LOW QUALITY PROTEIN: zinc finger protein 366-like (The sequence of the model RefSeq protein was modified relative to this genomic sequence to represent the inferred CDS: deleted 2 bases in 1 codon) has protein sequence MMDTDILGFRPDRRSPHREDLRPVSHHSLYLSPPPLYLNPTKLSPFPTREAYSPLTHHRPRGSEGMHYTQREGSQKRKRRPQKMEGSESPTGDMEEVERRGNTKTVDLNHLPFSFPPRPCLPPSPMPIQGMIDLSRLQLHHRAMSRYETTMGLPLQVKQEPLSPSPLWPPSPILHHHPPPLFFPPLLPFPFFMPGPIMHLSPGAFYPGEAPRPSRHSPGRGPRGGMTSAEKLGLNIHIDDSYHVDVGGNQKRWKCRTCEKSYTSKYNLVTHILGHSGIKPHSCHLCGNRFKQLSHLHTHMLTHQGTRPHKCQVCHKAFTQTSHLKRHMMQHSDVKPYSCGVCGRGFAYPSELRAHELKHEKCQENVCVECGLDFPTLAQLKRHLTAHRGPTLYRCSECQKSFQYPSQLQNHMMKHKDIRPYICSECGMEFIQSHHLKQHTLTHKYYMVKPGQRAALLKNLEPSKQTNETLERDGVKEHKCRICGREFTLLANMKRHVLIHTNIRSYQCHLCFKSFVQKQTLKAHMIVHSDIKPYKCKLCGKEFNRMHNLMGHMHLHSDSRPFKCRYCPSKFTLKGNLTRHMKVKHGIMDMGLNARVFRRRGRFCLSAPLGLRARSRQEEPFDLSQKPRPPRPSLRLSQSDGESVLGSSCQEEDEEDSLYRRSQYSPEVYQHHTGGQGYRSETDRQVYGQDMETVGQGYRSETDRQVYGQDMETAGQGYRSETDRQVYGQDMETVGQVYRSETDRQVYGQDMETRGQVYPPRAGEEVYQHVSEPGDAEEKVYQCVTGRQVYDSDSELGGQLYEQEAGGHHIGANVRYPGSGNTGKHVYHSDSELDDQLYKPDPDQLEIVDQVYHSDAGEEMMDTPEPCERDYHSDPGVLSETIGPDEEKE, from the exons ATGATGGACACAGACATTCTAGGTTTCAGACCAGACAGGAGGAGTCCTCATAGGGAAGACCTGAGACCTGTCTCTCACCACAGTCTTTATCTGAGCCCACCCCCACTCTACCTGAACCCAACCAAACTCTCCCCCTTCCCGACCAGAGAGGCCTACAGCCCCCTGACTCACCATCGGCCACGGGGCTCTGAGGGCATGCATTACACCCAGAGGGAAGGTTCCCAAAAACGCAAAAGAAGGCCACAAAAAATGGAGGGTTCCGAATCCCctacaggagacatggaggaggtggAGCGTCGAGGCAACACCAAAACTGTTGATCTCAACCACCTTCcgttctccttccctcctcgcccatgtctccctccctctcccatgcCCATTCAAGGTATGATCGACCTGAGCCGGCTCCAGCTGCACCACAGGGCTATGTCCAGATATGAGACAACTATGGGCCTCCCATTGCAGGTGAAACAGGAACCACTCAGCCCCTCACCTTTGTGGcctccctctcctatcctccatcaccaccctcctcccctattcttcccccctctcctccccttccccttcttcATGCCTGGGCCCATCATGCACCTCTCTCCTGGAGCCTTTTACCCCGGAGAGGCACCACGACCTAGTCGGCACAGCCCAGGCAGAGGGCCCCGAGGTGGGATGACCAGCGCTGAGAAGCTGGGTCTCAACATCCACATCGACGACAGCTATCACGTAGATGTAGGAGGAAACCAGAAGCGTTGGAAGTGCCGTACTTGTGAGAAGTcatacacatccaagtataaccTGGTCACACACATCCTGGGCCACAGTGGGATCAAGCCTCACAGCTGCCATCTGTGTGGGAATCGGTTCAAGCAGCTGAGCCACCTGCACACTCACATGCTCACCCACCAGGGCACACGGCCACACAAGTGCCAGGTGTGCCACAAGGCCTTCACCCAGACCAGCCACCTGAAGAGGCACATGATGCAGCATAGTGACGTGAAGCCGTACAG TTGTGGGGTGTGTGGGAGGGGTTTTGCCTACCCTAGTGAGCTGCGGGCCCATGAGCTGAAGCATGAGAAATGCCAGGAGAacgtgtgtgtggagtgtggttTGGACTTCCCCACTCTGGCCCAGCTCAAGAGACACCTGACGGCCCACAGAGGTCCCACTCTTTACAG GTGTAGTGAGTGCCAGAAGAGCTTCCAGTACCCCAGCCAGCTGCAGAACCACATGATGAAGCACAAAGACATCCGGCCATACATCTGCAGCGAGTGTGGCATGGAGTTTATACAGTCCCATCACCTCAAacagcacacactcacacataag TACTACATGGTGAAGCCAGGACAAAGAGCAGCTCTCCTCAAAAACCTTGAGCCCAGCAAACAGACAAATGAGactttagagagagat ggggtgAAGGAGCACAAGTGTCGTATCTGTGGTCGGGAGTTCACCCTCTTGGCAAACATGAAGCGCCACGTCTTGATCCATACTAACATCAGGTCTTACCAGTGTCACCTCTGCTTCAAGAGCTTTGTCCAGAAACAGACCCTCAAGGCCCACATGATCGTCCACTCTGACATCAAACCCTACAAATGCAAG CTGTGTGGGAAGGAGTTCAACAGAATGCATAACTTGATGGGCCATATGCACCTGCACTCTGACAGCAGGCCCTTCAAGTGCCGCTACTGCCCCAGCAAGTTCACTCTGAAGGGGAACCTCACCCGCCATATGAAGGTCAAACACGGGATCATGGACATGGGCCTGAATGCAAGAG tgtTCAGGCGGCGGGGGCGGTTCTGCTTGTCGGCCCCTCTGGGTCTTCGTGCCCGCTCCAGACAGGAAGAGCCTTTTGACCTCTCCCAGAAGCCCCGGCCACCGCGGCCCAGCCTGCGCCTCTCCCAGTCGGACGGGGAGAGCGTCCTGGGGAGCTCCTGccaggaggaggatgaggaagacagCCTGTACAGGAGGAGCCAGTACAGTCCTGAGGTCTACCAACACCACACTGGGGGACAGGGGTACAGGtctgagacagatagacaggtgtaTGGACAGGACATGGAGACAGTTGGACAGGGGTACAGGtctgagacagatagacaggtgtaTGGACAGGACATGGAGACAGCTGGACAGGGGTACAGGtctgagacagatagacaggtgtaTGGACAGGACATGGAGACAGTTGGACAGGTGTACAGGtctgagacagatagacaggtgtaTGGACAGGACATGGAAACACGTGGACAGGTGTACCCGCCGAGGGCAGGTGAAGAGGTTTATCAGCATGTGTCAGAGCCAGGTGATGCAGAGGAAAAGGTGTACCAGTGTgtgacaggtagacaggtgtaTGACTCCGACTCCGAGCTGGGGGGCCAGCTGTATGaacaagaggcaggtggacaccACATAGGTGCCAATGTGCGTTACCCTGGGTCAGGTAATACAGGTAAACATGTGTACCACTCAGATTCAGAGTTAGATGACCAGTTGTATAAGCCTGACCCTGACCAGCTAGAGATAGTTGACCAGGTTTACCATTCTGACGCAGGTGAAGAGATGATGGACACACCTGAACCATGTGAAAGAGACTACCACTCAGACCCAGGTGTT TTATCAGAAACCATAGGGCCTGACGAGGAGAAAGAATAG